CTTTTCTTGATCATTTGAACATGGGACATCTTTACATGAGATTCCATTCCCACAAATTCCAAAACAATTGCAACTTTTTTCTTATCTCATCAATGGTTGACATGTAGGGTTTCATATTATTGTCCTTTCTCACTTTTAGATTTCGCTACTTTTTCTATCTTAACTTGACTTTGGTCTTATACCCTTTTCTTTTGGAGGTTTGGTGACTTTGGTCTTATACCCCTTAAAACTCTTGTTTAACTAGTAatcaatttggaaacaccaaggTAGTGCAAAAAAGAGAACATACACTGATATCCAGCAAGAGTAAGTTGGTTAGTGCCAACATAATTTCTATCAAGGAGATTATTATCATACTTATTGTAGACCACATAATAACAGCTTCATCTCTTGATAAGGTAAGACCAACAGCATGCTAAACTCAATCTTGTTTCAAGAACGGGACATTGTTTACCCAGTATTTCTTGATCGAATCAACAACTTTAACTGTTAATGCTTCATCTTCAGGATAATAAGCAATGGGATCAGATAATAGAGGATCAGGACAACTAAGAAAGCCTTCTAATGTTGCATGAAGACAGTAGGCCGAATAGGTTGGATGGTATCCACCTTCTTGGACAATTAGTACTCGTCCACTGCTGTGCTTATCAGCTAGCTTCTTGACTGTTCGCCCAATTTCTCGATACCCATCCATTGTCAAACACTGCCTTCCATTTGGatcgaactgttacagaaaacaagAGTatattcattcagattggaagAACCTTCATTTGACATGAGCAGAGAAGCCTAATGGGAACTAACAAGCACTCGTATGAAATGTTAGAAAGTCCCAAATATGGTCAAGGATAGACAAAAAAGAACatcttgtgaataacaactatcgACAATAATTtgaataaaatgaaaatgaacaTCAAGTACAACTGATTCAACCCTTTTTCAATATGAAAGTGACGTTAGGGGTCGTATAGCTAGTAAGACCAAGTACAGTCTGCAGACATGCTACTGTATCAAGAGTTAGAAATTGAtgattttaactcttttgaaagaTGGTAAACTGTGTATCAAGATATATCTCATAGTGACCCAAAATATAAGAAACATTCAATCCTCATAACAATAGGGGACTCGGCCAACTTAGTATGTTACGCGAATCAACGACAACAGAGAGAAGGAAAATACTTACAGCACTCGAATCCTGTCCAACAACCAACACCACCATACACGGCTCAAACTTTTCAACAGCTGGAACAACCAATTCATTCATTGCATACTGATAACCCTGATCCCCTGATCCATTAGGCAGAGGTATATTCAAATTAAACCCAAATCCATTCCCTTCACCAAGCTCATCAATAGACCCATTCTGCGGATGGGACGAACCCCACGTCCCATGATTCATATGGAGTGATATAGTCAGAACATTTTCCGATTCATAAAACCCTTCCGCTGTTCCATTCCCGTAATGAACATCAATATCAATCACCACAACCCTTTTACAACCAGAATTTAAAGCCAAATTCACGGCTAAACCAGCATTATTAAGAAAACAATAACCATCGGCTCGAGTAGGCTGAGCATGATGACCCGGAGGTCTTACTAATGAATAAGAAATCTTTCCATGACCATCCAATATGTTCCGCATCGCTTTTAAGGTTGTACCAAGAAGAGCAGCATCCCATGAACCAGGGTTTAGTATAGTTCCTGAGCAGAGCTGTTTCTTTCCACCCGCTTTATCAATTTCTACTAGCTCATTTATATAATCTGAA
This portion of the Papaver somniferum cultivar HN1 chromosome 11, ASM357369v1, whole genome shotgun sequence genome encodes:
- the LOC113321349 gene encoding histone deacetylase 8-like — protein: MALTHPNSSSSVSEVKIDVFWHEGMLKHDTGTGVFDTLHDPGFLEILEKHPENSDRVKNMVSILKKGPISPYISWHQGRAALIPELYSFHTPDYINELVEIDKAGGKKQLCSGTILNPGSWDAALLGTTLKAMRNILDGHGKISYSLVRPPGHHAQPTRADGYCFLNNAGLAVNLALNSGCKRVVVIDIDVHYGNGTAEGFYESENVLTISLHMNHGTWGSSHPQNGSIDELGEGNGFGFNLNIPLPNGSGDQGYQYAMNELVVPAVEKFEPCMVVLVVGQDSSAFDPNGRQCLTMDGYREIGRTVKKLADKHSSGRVLIVQEGGYHPTYSAYCLHATLEGFLSCPDPLLSDPIAYYPEDEALTVKVVDSIKKYWVNNVPFLKQD